The Lacerta agilis isolate rLacAgi1 unplaced genomic scaffold, rLacAgi1.pri scaffold_60_arrow_ctg1, whole genome shotgun sequence DNA segment cgggaggtttcggtctctccttccttggaggtttttaagcagaggtcgggtggccatcggtcttggatgctttagcagagattcctgcattgcaggaggttggactggatgaccctcggggtcccttccaactcgaacaattctatgaatcaccattaattatttttattatagcaCTCActattacagtggcacctcggtttttgaacatctcgGAAGTTGGACGTTTTGGAtttcaaacgccaaaaacccagaaggaaatgcttcggttttcgaacgcttttcagaagtcgaacatgctatgtggcttccatattgagtttacTGTTAAGTAAATGcttctggaagtaaatgcttcagttttcgaacgcttttcggaagtcaagctgtcttccggaatggattacgttcgaaaaccaaggtgccactgtattttagccgccaccaccaccaacaattattattattatcattagcaTCATGAAACATCAGTATTTTTATTACTATCCTGTCCATTGTTATTATTACACTGATAcacccttttcctccaaagagctcaaggcgcTGCTCATGGGCCTCTCACCCCGCCATCGTCACAACTACCCTGCGAGGCAGGCCTAAGCCATCCTTGGCGGCCGGGGAGAAACCTTGCAAAGCACTGAAGCTTCTCCCCCTCCTGGATTTCCCCcttcctgcttcccctccccctctctgcctctccatctctctctctcattcacacaACCCCCAGAGCGCCTTCTTCCGGCTGCCGACTCACCCAGGTGCTCGGCCAGCTGGCGGCCCCGCTCCGACGAGACGACCCGCTCGTCCTCCATGTCGCACTTGTTCCCCACCAGCAGGACCTGGGCGTTGTCCCACGAGTAGGTCTTGATCTGGGTCGACCTGGCAGAGAGACGGAagcagcaaaggggtgggggtcaTGGGAAGACTGGACAGCCAAAAAGACCACTCACTGTCTCCCCTTCCTGGGGAGCTgctaagccagtgatggccaaactcggccctccagctgttttgggactacaactcccatcatccctagctaacaggaccagcggtcagggatgatgggagttggagggccgagtttggccatcactgtatcTAAGCAGAGGTGGGAAGGCCAACAGCCAGGGACACTTCAGtcgagattcctgcgttgcagggggctgggctggatgaccctcggggggccCTTCCAATGACTGGACTATGCGCTTCAGAAGCTGAGAGCTCTCTGCCCTCCATTGCCCCCATCTGGGCTAGCAAAGGTCAGCCTTAAGTCTCTTTCTCCCCCGGAGTCACACTTCTGTATTGCCCCCATTCAGGgtggacttgatttaaatcacgatttaaatcattagtcagtaagacttgattcaaaacacttttttacagaaagactcattcttgctggtataatcttaatatttacaaccagaggaaggcttcctttttggaataataaattttcggAGTCGTtctttacagttatatcaaaaattactagaaatacattgacagataattatgaaattaaggTGAGGTTTTAATAAGTCAAcagtttatatttggacaacttttctgctgtatttggttggaaggaggaaaataataatttccttaataacaatttaaacaatttatttaactagaACAATAACGTTATTgcatatacatggaaaaatacggtatatcttgGTATTGTTACAGTGGGGCTATCATTGGATTATAATGGAAAATTTATAAAATCAAAAATATGAATAATAGTCCGGAGGCTGGtgactccccacccacccccagggtCTCCCCCGGGACTCACCAGTCCTGGACGGCGTTGAAGGACTCCTCGTTGGTGATATCGTACATCAGGATGAAGCCCATGGCTCCCCGGTAGTAGGCGGTGGTGATGGTCCGGTATCGCTCCTGCCCAGCCGTGTCCTGGGGAAAGGCCAAGAGAGGCTGTTACGGAGGGGCccggcaggatcaggccccaaTTCTGTCCCAACATCAGCCAGAAGGAGCTCTTTCTTGGCAGAGAAATGGGGCTCTTTCGGTCACATTGAAAGATCGCTCCTTCTTTTCCTTTGAATTGTTTAGTTCATCAAACTtctacactgcttgattgtaaaagaaatgccaaaaacccacacagctcagagtggtttacaaaaaggtaaAATAACACCCAAGAAAATTTTACAGTAGCTTAAGATATACCAGAAGTTAAAATACTGACACGGGTTAAAATTCACATCTTCCTAAGCACCTGGATAGGCTTTTATGATTTTACTAtatggttttctgtttttgtacactactgtgatatatttttatgataccATGGCATATAactatttttataattttatttttaaataggtcTGTGGGAAGGAGggtgtaatgatgatgatgatgatgatgatgatattatttatactccgcccatctggctgggtttccccagccacactccctaatgttttttttttttatgttcacGTTTTATATCCTGTATTTTACTCTGCGAACAGATCTTATGAACAGCAGTATACGAATCAAACAAATAACTAAACTAACTTTAGATGCCAGGCTAAAACATTCTTCTTTGGCTATTAAATAAGCTATGCCCTGTTGAAAGCCAGGATGGACAGACTGTTATTATGAACATTTTActgcttttcattatttttttattattgcgcCCCATAAAATGGgttcttttattaattattattattttatttaaaagattttttattacAAAACAGTTGACATAAAACATAAACAAAGACAACAACGTAAACAAACCATAAACCCTGACATAAACTAACATATCATTTAACATACACACCCTTTAACTTCCGATACACCTCATTGTACTTTTTACACTGTATTGATCTGTACGCACTTCATTATCATTATGCTTTTCTGATATTTGTCAAAAGAAATTTTAGGTTTTATAGTTTCCTTACACTTCAAGATTCAGTCTAAATCACAATACTTTCTGAGATATTCTTTTAATATTATCCAATCTTTACAGACTTTCTGGTTCGAGTTTCCTCTTATTCTCCCAGTCATTTTCTCCAATCCTAAATACTCTACCAATTTTGCTTGCCAGTCGGTTTTTGTGGGGACTAAGTCACCTTTCAATTTTTTGCTAGCTGCTGTGGTTGCGTGCAGAAAGAGGCTTCTGTATTTTTTTGGTATTTCGATGGACAGAATACCTAATAGGAAGACTTcacggttttgtttttttaaggagagtTTGAAGATCTTTTTGAGTTCATTATGGATTATAATCCCAGAACTCTCTTATTATCGTACGGTGCCATTTACCATTCTGCTTTTCATTctgctcaagagtctcctccagcaccataattcaaaagcatcaattcttcggcgatcagccttcttgatggtccaggtctcacttccgtacattactactgggaaaaccatagctttaactatacggacctttgttggcaaggtgatgtctttgctttttaagatgctgtctaggtttgtcattgcttttctcccaagaagcaggcgtcttctaatttcgtgactgctgtcaccatctgcagtgatcatggaacccaagaaagtgaaatctcttactgcctccatttcttccccttctatttgccaggaggtgatgggaccagtggccatgatcttagtttttttgatgttgagcttcagaccatattttgcgctctcctcttttaccctcattaaaaggttcttcaattcctcctcactttctgccatcaaggttgtatcatcagcatatctgaggttgttgatattttttccggcaatcttaattccggtttgggattcatctgtTTTATTACTGCGCCCCAAAAAATGGGTTCTTAACGTCGTACGCCGCCCTGGAATCCTTTGACGAAAGGcggcatataccgtatttttctgtctataagacacccccatgtataagatgccccctattttgggggactccgatttcagaaaatggggggggggtttagatctatctgtgtataagatgcccccaaattttggacattatatTTTAGGgagaaaacctagtcttatacagtgCAACTTCGACTTACATACACCTTGTCTTGTGGATGTTCCAAGTTGAgtccgtggcaaacccggaagtaaacaccaGGTTTGCCGCAATTAGCACGTGtttctccattggctcccagtacgtttctgagcacaattcaaagggttggttcTGACCTTAGAAGTCCAAaacggcccagtagacctgaaggatcgtctccacccccatcgttcagcctggacactgaggtccagatctgagggtcttctggcagttccctccctgcgagaagtgaggttgcagggaaccaggcagagggccttcttggtggtgacgcctgccttgtggaacgccctcccaccagatgtcaaagaaataaacaactacccgacttttagaagacatctgaaggcagccctgtttagggaagtctttaaggtttaatgttttaacgtttttttaatattctgttgtgagctgccctgagtagctggggcaacccagtcagatgggtggaatattgataaattatcatcatcatcatcattagagaTCTGTCTTTCAAAGGAGCCTCCCTCAAAGGGCTGTCGTGAGCGTAAAATAGGCAAAAATTAAATAGTAACGATAACAAGACTCACAGCCCTGTCTTTGCCCCTATCTTAACTATGCAAAAAAGGACCAGCGTCATTAATGGTGCCACAGACtgggaagaaaacaaaacccagtttCTGTTCCACATCcaccttccttctccccctcccgcAATGCAGCTCACCAGCCAGAGCATGCTCTCTGGAAATGCGAGCTGCCAAAAAGTGCTTGCggagggggaaaataataattaatatgtgGTTATTAGTCAAAGCGACATCCAGAGAACTGGCTTCCGCTGGGGGGAAATGTCTACGCGAAGGAAAACAAGACGGCAAAGACTTTTGGCACGGAAACCTGTTCAGTTCCTGACACCCCTTTCAAATCCCATTGTTCGTTGCTGTGTTTTGCCgtgcaacattaaaaataaagcacctctacctttttaaataaatgcatgtattGCAGTTGCAAACGTCGGTGGGGATGCATCGACCCCAAGGCGAGAATCCGGAATGGAGACAAGGATTCGCTTTCCACGAATCCGTCGCCATCTTTTCCAATCGAGCCCACCCCATATCATTCGCCCGCTGCCCAGATCCCTTCCTAACCCTGTTGGATTAAAAACACTGAGAGAAATAAACAAGCCAATCTCTCTTTGAGGACGGTGTCCACAAAACGCTGCTTCTGGCCAGATTTCCCTGGGAGTCTGGGGGCGGGGAGGGCCGCAGCCCTAATAACCGGCCCTTAAACCTGCACGCTTTGTTCCATGGCCTACTTTTCCTCCTGCATAACCCTTTTAGCTAATTAAATGGCCGGCCACTCGCAACATGCAAATCTTGGGGCCGCCAAGCCGTTCCTACAGGAGGCGTCAAAGCGGGATTTTATGGGAGGGGGAGACAAATTTGCACACT contains these protein-coding regions:
- the LOC117040567 gene encoding ras-related protein Rab-3A-like yields the protein QPLLAFPQDTAGQERYRTITTAYYRGAMGFILMYDITNEESFNAVQDWSTQIKTYSWDNAQVLLVGNKCDMEDERVVSSERGRQLAEHLGFEFFEASAKDNINVKQTFERLVDIICEKMSESLDTADPTVTGAKQGPQLTDQQAPPHQDCAC